In Candidatus Methylomirabilota bacterium, one genomic interval encodes:
- a CDS encoding FAD-dependent oxidoreductase — protein sequence MATTQAADRYDAIVIGTGQAGIPLALSLAQAGRKTAIVERDHVGGNCVKVGCTPTKTMVDSCLVAYLARRAGDYGVR from the coding sequence ATGGCAACGACACAAGCAGCAGATCGTTACGACGCCATTGTGATTGGGACGGGCCAGGCGGGGATACCACTCGCCTTGAGCCTCGCGCAGGCCGGACGGAAGACAGCCATTGTTGAACGCGACCACGTGGGCGGGAACTGCGTCAAAGTCGGCTGCACCCCGACCAAGACGATGGTAGACAGTTGTCTAGTTGCGTATCTCGCGAGACGGGCAGGAGACTATGGTGTCCG